A window from Ictalurus furcatus strain D&B chromosome 16, Billie_1.0, whole genome shotgun sequence encodes these proteins:
- the LOC128620171 gene encoding LOW QUALITY PROTEIN: dopamine beta-hydroxylase-like (The sequence of the model RefSeq protein was modified relative to this genomic sequence to represent the inferred CDS: deleted 1 base in 1 codon), which produces MRLLNKDLRLQDVTLIYAILLVALVVLLVAPYHASSPSLSPSSSSSPDDPSRPSLPYHVPLDPAGQLELYWNISYAKQEVYMELRAKELRHGLLLGMSDRGEPTDADLVLLWNDGHKSYFGDAWSDDEGRVTLDSQQDYELLDARNTPEGFSLLFKRPFSTCDPHDYVIEEGTVHLIFSILDQPIHSLRQLNVSRLQPGVQRILLLRPDAPSPSLPSDVRTLEVLAPDIVIPDQETTYWCYMYQLPPNMPKNHIVMYEAVVNVGNEAIVHHMEVFECSPHMDSVPQYSGSCDSKMKPTKLNSCRHVLAAWALGAEPFYYPSDAGLPLGGKGSSRFLRLEVHYHNPLLISGRRDSSGIRLWFTPSLRRFDAGIMELGLVYTPVMAIPPHQHTFHLTGYCTAECTRTALPPGGIHIFASQLHTHLAGRGVRTVLVRGGREVEVVQEDKHFSTHYQIIRILRKMVTVLPGDVLLTKCTYNTEDRVKATVGGFGIMEEMCVNYVHYYPRTQLELCKSHVDPDYLQRYFSIINRFHGGDSCSCSQTTVEDQFSAVTWDSFSAEVLDSLYTTSPISMHCNQSIAELFPGDWEKRKIPQVLMELQPAARPCDPSRAPAQSNGPTEVRPRRSG; this is translated from the exons ATGCGTCTGTTAAACAAGGACCTGCGTCTGCAGGATGTCACGCTGATCTACGCGATCCTGCTCGTTGCCCTGGTGGTCCTCCTGGTTGCACCGTACCACGCTTCATCCCCATCTTTGTCTCCGTCTTCATCTTCGTCTCCAGACGACCCCTCGAGACCTTCCTTACCCTACCACGTCCCACTGGATCCCGCCGGGCAGCTGGAGCTCTACTGGAACATCAGTTACGCCAAGCAGGAGGTGTACATGGAGCTCCGAGCCAAGGAGCTGCGCCATGGTCTCCTGCTGGGCATGTCGGACCGCGGGGAACCCACCGACGCCGACCTAGTGCTTCTGTGGAACGATGGGCACAAGTCCTACTTTGGG gatGCGTGGAGTGATGATGAAGGCCGGGTAACGTTGGACAGTCAGCAGGATTACGAGCTGCTGGATGCACGGAACACTCCGGAAGGCTTTTCTTTGCTCTTCAAGAGACCCTTCAGTACCTGCGATCCCCATGACTACGTTATAGAG GAAGGAACAGTCCACCTGATCTTCAGCATACTCGATCAGCCAATCCACTCTCTTCGTCAGCTCAACGTGTCCCGCCTCCAACCTGGCGTTCAGCGAATCCTTCTGCTGCGTCCTGATGCGCCCAGCCCCTCTCTTCCGTCGGACGTGCGCACA CTGGAGGTTCTGGCCCCCGACATCGTTATCCCTGACCAGGAGACCACCTACTGGTGCTATATGTACCAACTGCCCCCCAACATGCCCAAGAACCACATCGTCATG tatgaGGCGGTGGTGAACGTGGGGAACGAGGCCATCGTGCATCATATGGAGGTGTTCGAATGCTCGCCTCACATGGACTCCGTCCCTCAGTACAGCGGCTCCTGCGACTCCAAGATGAAGCCGACGAAGCTGAACTCCTGCCGACACGTCCTGGCAGCGTGGGCCCTCGGAGCcgag ccaTTCTACTACCCCTCGGATGCCGGCCTTCCTCTGGGTGGAAAAGGTTCCTCTAGGTTCCTTCGTTTGGAGGTGCACTATCACAACCCACTCCTCATCTCAg GGCGTCGTGACTCCTCGGGTATCCGTCTGTGGTTCACTCCGTCTCTGAGGCGCTTCGACGCCGGGATCATGGAGCTCGGTTTGGTCTACACGCCCGTCATGGCCATCCCTCCTCACCAGCACACGTTCCATCTCACGGGCTACTGCACTGCCGAGTGCACACGCACG GCGCTGCCTCCTGGAGGGATCCATATTTTTGCGTCtcagctgcacacacacctggcGGGCCGAGGCGTCCGCACCGTGCTGGTGAGAGGAGGCAGAGAGGTGGAGGTGGTGCAGGAGGACAAACACTTCAGCACACACTATCAG atcatCCGCATCCTCAGGAAGATGGTGACTGTTCTGCCA ggtgatGTGCTTCTGACAAAATGCACTTACAACACAGAAGACCGAGTCAAAGCTACAGTG GGTGGATTTGGGATCATGGAGGAGATGTGTGTGAATTATGTGCACTATTACCCACGTACACAGCTGGAGCTCTGTAAGAGTCACGTAGACCCTGATTACCTGCAGAGATACTTCAGCATCATCAACAG GTTCCATGGCGGGGACAGCTGCAGCTGCTCTCAGACGACAGTAGAGGACCAGTTCTCCGCCGTGACCTGGGACTCCTTCAGTGCCGAGGTGCTCGACTCGCTGTACACCACCTCACCCATCTCCATGCACTGTAACCAGTCCATCGCCGAGCTCTTCCCC GGCGACTGGGAGAAACGGAAGATTCCCCAGGTGTTAATGGAGCTCCAGCCAGCCGCGCGACCTTGTGACCCGAGCCGAGCGCCGGCTCAGAGTAACGGCCCTACCGAGGTCCGACCCCGACGCAGCGGATAA